One segment of Streptomyces sp. TG1A-8 DNA contains the following:
- a CDS encoding phosphatidylinositol-specific phospholipase C/glycerophosphodiester phosphodiesterase family protein, whose translation MAPTTRRRAPTTLGAALAGTAALPAARARALGGHRGLRPLRHAHAHNDYDHPRPLLDALDHRFGSVEADVFLVGDRLLIGHAAELDPARTLESLHLDPLAARVRANRGRVYRGWHRSVQLLVDIKTEGSSAYRELDRHLRRHPHLFTTCARGRVHPGPVTVVVSGDRAARAPMEAQGERRAFHDGRLTDLGSAAPASFAPLISDNRTLHFTWQGEGPFPDAERRKLRSIAGAAHAHGQRVRFRATPDTPGPARDALSTELLATGVDFPNTDDLAGLEAFPDARPSA comes from the coding sequence ATGGCCCCCACCACCCGCCGCAGAGCCCCCACCACCCTCGGTGCCGCCCTCGCGGGCACCGCCGCCCTGCCCGCGGCCCGGGCCCGGGCGCTCGGGGGCCACCGCGGCCTGCGTCCGCTGCGGCACGCCCACGCCCACAACGACTACGACCACCCGCGGCCCCTCCTCGACGCCCTCGACCACCGCTTCGGCAGTGTCGAGGCCGACGTCTTCCTCGTCGGCGACCGGCTGCTCATCGGCCACGCCGCCGAGCTGGATCCGGCCCGCACCCTCGAATCCCTCCACCTCGACCCGCTCGCCGCCCGCGTACGGGCCAACCGGGGCCGGGTGTACCGGGGGTGGCACCGGTCCGTGCAGCTCCTCGTGGACATCAAGACCGAGGGCTCCTCGGCGTACCGCGAACTCGACCGCCACCTGAGGCGCCACCCGCACCTGTTCACCACCTGCGCGCGCGGCCGGGTGCACCCGGGCCCGGTCACCGTCGTCGTCTCCGGCGACCGCGCCGCCCGCGCGCCCATGGAGGCCCAGGGCGAGCGCCGCGCCTTCCACGACGGCCGGCTCACCGACCTCGGCAGCGCCGCCCCCGCCTCCTTCGCCCCGCTGATCAGCGACAACCGGACACTCCACTTCACCTGGCAGGGCGAGGGACCCTTCCCGGACGCCGAGCGGCGAAAGCTGCGGAGCATCGCCGGGGCCGCGCACGCGCACGGGCAGCGGGTGCGGTTCCGGGCCACCCCGGACACCCCCGGACCGGCCCGGGACGCCCTGTCGACCGAACTGCTCGCCACCGGCGTCGACTTCCCGAACACCGACGACCTCGCCGGCCTGGAGGCGTTCCCCGACGCCCGCCCCTCCGCGTAA
- a CDS encoding acyl-CoA dehydrogenase family protein yields MTDLLYSEEEEALRAAVRDLLTDHCAAADVIARTESDAPHDLALWKSLADGMGLAGLLVPEAQGGHGATHREAAVVLEELGRAVAPVPYLTSAVVATEALLACGDGELLGRLASGRTLAALAVGLHTAPGTAPKTARRDGGALHGELTAVADAAVADVLLVPADDGGLYAVAADAVTVTAQVCLDPTRPLATVTLTSAPGRRIGDAEPAVRRALRAGAGLLASEQLGVAEWALTETVRYLKERKQFNRPVGGFQALKHRLAQLWLEVVNLRAAARAAADALSGGADTDIPVAVAQAYAAPAAVRAAEEALQLHGGIGMTWEHPVHLHLKRAKADSIAYGTAGAHREALAELVDLRAP; encoded by the coding sequence ATGACGGATCTTCTCTACTCCGAGGAGGAGGAGGCGCTGCGCGCCGCCGTCCGCGACCTGCTCACGGACCACTGCGCCGCCGCGGACGTCATCGCGCGCACCGAGTCGGACGCCCCGCACGACCTCGCCCTGTGGAAGTCCCTGGCGGACGGCATGGGCCTCGCCGGACTCCTGGTGCCCGAGGCGCAGGGCGGCCACGGCGCCACCCACCGCGAGGCGGCCGTCGTGCTGGAGGAACTGGGCCGGGCGGTCGCCCCCGTGCCGTACCTCACCAGCGCGGTCGTGGCCACCGAGGCCCTGCTCGCCTGTGGGGACGGGGAACTGCTGGGCCGCCTGGCCTCCGGGCGCACCCTCGCCGCCCTCGCGGTCGGGCTGCACACCGCCCCGGGCACCGCCCCGAAGACCGCACGGCGGGACGGCGGCGCCCTGCACGGCGAGTTGACCGCCGTCGCCGACGCCGCCGTCGCCGACGTCCTGCTCGTCCCGGCCGACGACGGCGGGCTGTACGCCGTGGCCGCCGACGCCGTGACCGTCACCGCGCAGGTCTGCCTGGACCCGACCCGTCCGCTGGCCACCGTCACCCTCACGAGTGCCCCGGGCCGCCGGATCGGCGACGCGGAACCGGCCGTACGACGCGCCCTGCGGGCCGGCGCCGGACTGCTCGCCTCCGAGCAACTGGGCGTCGCGGAATGGGCGTTGACCGAGACGGTCCGCTACCTGAAGGAGCGCAAGCAGTTCAACCGGCCGGTCGGCGGCTTCCAGGCGCTCAAGCACCGGCTCGCCCAACTGTGGCTGGAGGTCGTCAACCTGCGGGCCGCCGCCCGCGCCGCCGCCGACGCCCTGTCCGGCGGTGCGGACACCGACATCCCGGTGGCCGTCGCCCAGGCCTACGCCGCCCCCGCCGCCGTACGCGCCGCCGAGGAGGCGCTGCAGCTCCACGGCGGCATCGGCATGACCTGGGAACACCCCGTCCACCTCCACCTGAAGCGGGCCAAGGCCGACTCGATCGCCTACGGCACCGCCGGCGCCCACCGGGAGGCACTGGCCGAGCTGGTCGACCTCCGGGCGCCCTGA
- a CDS encoding NADPH:quinone oxidoreductase family protein, with product MQAWQVHENGEPGEVMRLAEVERPVPGDGQVLLRVRAANVNFPDTLLCRGQYQVRPPLPFTPGVEVCAETEDGRRVIATPALPYGGFAEYAVADARALLPAPGSLDDAEAAALHIGYQTGWFGLHRRAHLEAGETLLVHAAAGGVGSAAVQLGKAAGATVIGVVGGADKVAVARELGCDAVVDRRAEDVVAAVKEATGGRGADVVYDPVGGEAYAQSAKLVAFEGRIVVVGFASGTIPNPGLNHALVKNYSILGLHWGLYAAKDPGLVLHCHERLTELAARGAVKPLVSERVPLEEAAAAVQRVADGVTTGRIAVQLENGAAA from the coding sequence ATGCAGGCATGGCAAGTGCACGAGAACGGCGAGCCCGGTGAGGTGATGCGCCTGGCGGAGGTGGAGCGGCCCGTGCCCGGCGACGGCCAGGTACTGCTGCGCGTGCGGGCCGCCAACGTCAACTTCCCGGACACGCTGCTGTGCCGGGGCCAGTACCAGGTGCGCCCGCCGCTGCCCTTCACACCGGGCGTGGAGGTCTGCGCCGAGACCGAGGACGGCCGCCGGGTGATCGCCACCCCCGCGCTGCCGTACGGCGGTTTCGCCGAGTACGCCGTCGCCGACGCCCGCGCCCTGCTGCCCGCGCCCGGGTCGCTGGACGACGCGGAGGCCGCCGCGCTGCACATCGGCTACCAGACCGGCTGGTTCGGCCTGCACCGCAGGGCGCACCTCGAAGCGGGGGAGACCCTGCTCGTGCACGCCGCCGCCGGCGGAGTCGGCAGCGCCGCCGTGCAGCTCGGCAAGGCCGCCGGGGCCACGGTCATCGGCGTCGTGGGCGGCGCGGACAAGGTCGCGGTGGCCCGGGAGCTGGGCTGCGACGCGGTGGTCGACCGCCGCGCCGAGGACGTCGTCGCCGCCGTGAAGGAGGCGACCGGCGGCCGGGGCGCCGACGTGGTCTACGACCCCGTCGGCGGCGAGGCGTACGCCCAGTCCGCCAAGCTGGTCGCCTTCGAGGGCCGGATCGTGGTCGTCGGCTTCGCCAGCGGCACCATCCCGAACCCGGGCCTCAACCACGCCCTGGTGAAGAACTACTCGATCCTGGGCCTCCACTGGGGCCTGTACGCCGCCAAGGACCCCGGGCTGGTGCTGCACTGCCACGAACGGCTCACCGAACTGGCCGCGCGCGGCGCCGTCAAGCCCCTGGTGAGCGAGCGGGTGCCGCTGGAGGAGGCCGCGGCCGCCGTGCAGCGCGTGGCCGACGGCGTGACCACCGGCCGGATCGCCGTACAGCTGGAGAACGGAGCCGCCGCATGA
- a CDS encoding acyl-CoA dehydrogenase family protein — protein MTDAGELRRRTRELLAEHPPASTGRLEFLQARFDAGLAWVHYPEGLGGLGAPRSLQAVVDAELEAAGAPDNDPRRIGIGLGMAAPTILEYGTEEQKRRHLRPLWTGEEVWCQLFSEPGAGSDLAALGTRAVREGDEWVVDGQKVWTSSAHLARWAILIARTDPGVPKHAGITYFLCDMTDPGVEVRPLRQITGEAEFNEVFLTGVRIPDSRRLGEVGDGWRVAQTTLMNERVSIGGMRLPREGGMIGLVAKTWRERPELRTHELHQRLLKLWVEAEVSRLTAERLRQQLAVGQPGYEGSGMKLAFARLNQEISGLEVELRGEEGLLYDDWTMRRPELVDFTGRDAGYRYLRAKGNSIEGGTSEVLLNIVAERVLGLPAEPRTDKDLAWKDLAR, from the coding sequence ATGACCGACGCCGGAGAACTGCGCCGCCGCACGCGCGAGCTGCTGGCGGAGCACCCGCCCGCGAGCACCGGCCGGCTGGAGTTCCTGCAGGCCCGGTTCGACGCCGGCCTGGCCTGGGTGCACTACCCCGAGGGCCTCGGCGGTCTCGGCGCCCCGCGCTCCCTGCAGGCCGTCGTGGACGCCGAACTGGAGGCCGCGGGGGCCCCCGACAACGACCCCCGGCGCATCGGCATCGGCCTCGGCATGGCCGCGCCGACCATCCTGGAGTACGGCACCGAGGAGCAGAAGCGGCGCCACCTGCGCCCGCTGTGGACGGGCGAGGAGGTCTGGTGCCAGCTCTTCAGCGAGCCCGGGGCCGGCTCCGACCTGGCCGCGCTCGGGACGCGGGCCGTCCGGGAGGGCGACGAGTGGGTCGTCGACGGGCAGAAGGTGTGGACGTCGAGCGCCCACCTGGCCCGCTGGGCCATCCTCATCGCCCGCACCGACCCGGGCGTGCCGAAGCACGCGGGCATCACCTACTTCCTCTGCGACATGACCGACCCGGGCGTCGAGGTCCGCCCGCTGCGCCAGATCACCGGCGAGGCCGAGTTCAACGAGGTCTTCCTCACCGGCGTCCGCATCCCCGACTCCCGCCGCCTGGGCGAGGTCGGCGACGGCTGGCGGGTCGCCCAGACCACGCTGATGAACGAGCGCGTCTCCATCGGCGGCATGCGCCTGCCCCGCGAGGGCGGCATGATCGGCCTGGTCGCGAAGACCTGGCGCGAGCGCCCCGAACTGCGCACGCACGAGCTGCACCAGCGCCTGCTGAAGCTGTGGGTCGAGGCCGAGGTCTCCCGCCTCACCGCCGAGCGCCTGCGCCAGCAGCTCGCCGTCGGCCAGCCCGGCTACGAGGGCTCCGGCATGAAGCTCGCCTTCGCCCGCCTCAACCAGGAGATCAGCGGCCTGGAGGTCGAACTGCGCGGTGAGGAGGGCCTGCTGTACGACGACTGGACCATGCGCCGCCCCGAACTGGTCGACTTCACCGGCCGGGACGCCGGGTACCGCTACCTGCGGGCCAAGGGCAACAGCATCGAGGGCGGGACCAGCGAGGTCCTGCTGAACATCGTCGCCGAGCGCGTCCTGGGCCTGCCCGCCGAGCCGCGCACCGACAAGGACCTCGCCTGGAAGGACCTCGCCCGATGA